From a single Agrobacterium tumefaciens genomic region:
- a CDS encoding DUF4170 domain-containing protein — translation MTESGKPKQLLHLVFGGELENLQDVQFRDLNALDIVGIYPDYASALTAWKSKAQMTVDNAHMRYFIVHMHRLLNPDDKN, via the coding sequence ATGACGGAATCCGGCAAACCGAAACAGCTGCTGCACCTCGTCTTCGGCGGCGAACTTGAAAACCTTCAGGATGTTCAGTTCCGGGATTTGAATGCGCTCGATATCGTCGGCATCTATCCGGACTATGCTTCTGCCCTCACGGCATGGAAGTCCAAGGCGCAGATGACGGTCGATAATGCCCATATGCGTTATTTTATCGTGCATATGCACCGTCTTCTCAATCCCGACGACAAAAATTGA
- the waaA gene encoding lipid IV(A) 3-deoxy-D-manno-octulosonic acid transferase — translation MSSRIARFALSGYRIAGIAAYPFARPYLSYRAAKGKEDKRRRFERFGYASAERPRGPLVWFHAASVGETLALIPLIREIRKRDIFVLLTTGTVTSAELTRTRLGDDVIHQYVPLDIKIAVNRFLTYWAPDAAITAESEIWPVTMMELERRHIPQIRVNARLSDRSFDRWKSRHDIAESLFSKLALVVAQSDLDAERFRDLGSWPVVISGNLKGDTDPPPCDETLLETYRKQVGNRKTWAAISTFDGEEKAAATVHAAIKSRNGQLTIIVPRHPERGDDVEAMLKGMGLTVARRSRNDVITPETDIFLGDSIGEMGLYLRLTELAFVGRSLTAEGGQNPLEPAMLGCAVLSGAHVQNFREAYQKLIRAGGGRIIRDVEMLAKAVHYLLVNDNERYKMIDAGNRVIQDMRGALSSTVKALEPYINPLTVSAKLQPRSAIGSW, via the coding sequence ATGAGCAGCCGTATCGCACGTTTCGCTCTTTCGGGTTACCGGATCGCCGGTATCGCCGCCTATCCCTTTGCCCGACCCTATCTTTCCTATCGGGCCGCAAAGGGCAAGGAAGACAAGCGCCGCCGCTTCGAACGTTTCGGTTATGCCAGCGCCGAGCGCCCGCGCGGGCCACTCGTCTGGTTCCATGCCGCAAGTGTGGGCGAAACGCTTGCCCTCATTCCGCTGATCCGCGAAATCCGCAAACGCGACATTTTCGTGCTCCTGACCACCGGCACCGTCACCTCGGCCGAACTGACCCGTACGCGGCTTGGCGATGATGTGATCCACCAATATGTGCCGCTCGATATCAAGATCGCGGTCAACCGCTTCCTCACCTATTGGGCGCCGGATGCCGCCATCACCGCTGAATCGGAAATCTGGCCGGTGACGATGATGGAGCTGGAGCGCCGGCACATCCCGCAGATCCGGGTCAACGCCCGTCTGTCCGACCGTTCCTTCGACCGCTGGAAAAGCCGTCACGATATTGCGGAATCGCTGTTTTCCAAGCTGGCGCTGGTGGTTGCGCAATCCGATCTCGATGCCGAACGCTTCCGCGATCTCGGCTCCTGGCCGGTGGTGATTTCAGGCAACCTCAAGGGCGATACCGATCCGCCGCCCTGTGACGAGACGCTGCTGGAGACCTATCGCAAGCAGGTCGGCAATCGCAAGACATGGGCGGCGATCTCCACCTTCGACGGCGAAGAAAAGGCTGCCGCCACCGTGCATGCGGCGATCAAGTCGCGCAACGGGCAACTGACCATCATCGTGCCGCGCCATCCCGAGCGTGGCGACGACGTGGAAGCCATGCTGAAGGGCATGGGACTGACGGTCGCGCGCCGTAGCCGCAACGACGTGATCACGCCGGAAACCGATATTTTCCTCGGCGATTCCATCGGCGAAATGGGGCTTTACCTGCGGCTGACCGAACTTGCCTTCGTCGGCCGTTCGCTGACGGCGGAAGGTGGGCAGAACCCGCTGGAGCCGGCCATGCTGGGCTGCGCCGTATTATCGGGCGCGCATGTGCAGAATTTCCGCGAGGCCTATCAGAAGCTGATCCGCGCCGGCGGCGGTCGTATCATCCGTGATGTGGAGATGCTGGCCAAGGCGGTGCACTATCTGCTGGTCAACGACAATGAGCGTTACAAGATGATCGATGCCGGCAACCGGGTCATTCAGGACATGCGCGGCGCGTTGTCCTCCACCGTCAAGGCGCTGGAACCCTATATCAACCCGCTTACCGTTTCGGCCAAGCTGCAACCGCGGAGCGCCATCGGTTCATGGTAG
- a CDS encoding HAD family hydrolase gives MVADIEVDAAQSIAAVLFDKDGTLLGYDASWGPVNRELAAIAAKGDAALADRLLIACGMDPITGHVVPDSLLAAGNTAEIAAGLVAAGSPCDVVELTQRLDRLFTEAADKSVPVTDLKAFFARLKARGYKLGIASSDNENSIRQTAIRFGFESDVDFVAGYDSGYGTKPQPGMVLGFCEAIGFPPERVAVVGDNNHDLHMAKNAGAGLRIAVLTGTGSRESLGADAHYCFDDITALEALLPERVV, from the coding sequence ATGGTAGCGGATATCGAAGTTGATGCGGCGCAGTCGATCGCCGCCGTGCTTTTCGACAAGGATGGTACGCTTTTAGGTTATGACGCGAGCTGGGGACCGGTAAACCGCGAACTTGCGGCGATCGCTGCCAAAGGCGATGCGGCACTTGCCGATCGGCTTCTCATTGCTTGCGGCATGGACCCGATCACCGGCCACGTGGTGCCGGACAGCCTGCTCGCCGCCGGAAATACGGCGGAAATCGCCGCCGGTCTGGTTGCCGCCGGCTCGCCCTGCGATGTTGTCGAACTGACGCAGCGCCTCGACCGGCTCTTCACCGAAGCCGCGGATAAATCCGTGCCCGTCACCGATCTCAAGGCGTTCTTTGCACGGCTGAAGGCGCGCGGCTACAAGCTCGGTATCGCCTCCAGCGACAATGAAAATTCCATCCGCCAGACGGCAATCCGCTTCGGTTTCGAGAGCGATGTCGATTTCGTCGCGGGTTATGACAGCGGTTACGGCACCAAGCCGCAGCCCGGCATGGTTCTCGGTTTCTGCGAAGCAATCGGATTTCCGCCGGAACGTGTGGCTGTTGTCGGCGACAATAATCACGATCTGCATATGGCAAAAAATGCGGGCGCGGGTTTACGCATCGCCGTTCTGACGGGAACCGGCTCACGCGAAAGCCTCGGTGCGGATGCGCATTATTGTTTCGATGATATTACCGCGCTGGAAGCGCTGTTGCCGGAACGGGTTGTTTAA
- the lpxK gene encoding tetraacyldisaccharide 4'-kinase translates to MVSEAPPFWWQKAGWQAWLLSPFSLLYGKVAGRRMRTAKRASVSVPVICIGNFTVGGAGKTPTAMAIARAATAKGLKPGFLSRGYGGTLDVTTLVDPHHHRSADVGDEPLLLAREAVTVISRRRVEGAHRLVKEGVDLIIMDDGFQSARLTLDYALVVIDTVRGIGNGHLVPGGPVRAPLADQMRQMSGLLKVGNGHAADPLVRQAAKAAKPVFVAAITPQEPQEFRGKRVLAYAGIADPAKFYRTVEALGGDIVQQRSFPDHHHFSDDEVADLLQDAGKENLQLVTTAKDAVRLNGHHGRAEELLWNSQVIEIDMVFDDPNAASTIIDAAIQHCRTRLLRENARS, encoded by the coding sequence ATGGTTTCTGAAGCGCCGCCATTCTGGTGGCAGAAAGCGGGCTGGCAGGCATGGCTCCTGTCGCCTTTCTCGCTTCTCTACGGCAAGGTTGCCGGACGGCGGATGCGGACGGCAAAGCGGGCAAGCGTATCCGTCCCGGTGATCTGCATCGGCAATTTCACTGTCGGCGGAGCGGGCAAGACACCGACGGCGATGGCAATCGCCCGGGCTGCTACCGCTAAAGGCCTGAAACCCGGTTTCCTCAGCCGCGGTTATGGCGGCACGCTTGATGTCACCACCCTTGTTGATCCGCACCACCACCGCTCCGCCGATGTCGGCGATGAGCCGCTGCTGCTGGCGCGTGAGGCGGTGACGGTGATTTCGCGCAGGCGCGTCGAGGGCGCGCATCGGCTGGTGAAAGAGGGCGTCGATCTCATCATCATGGATGACGGCTTCCAGAGCGCGCGCCTGACGCTGGATTATGCGCTTGTTGTCATCGATACGGTGCGTGGCATCGGCAATGGCCACCTCGTGCCGGGTGGGCCTGTGAGAGCGCCGCTGGCCGATCAGATGCGGCAGATGAGCGGCCTTTTGAAGGTCGGCAACGGCCATGCGGCCGATCCGCTGGTGAGACAGGCGGCAAAGGCCGCCAAACCCGTCTTCGTTGCAGCGATTACGCCGCAGGAACCGCAGGAGTTCAGGGGAAAGCGCGTGCTGGCCTATGCCGGCATCGCCGATCCGGCCAAGTTTTATCGAACCGTTGAGGCGCTTGGCGGTGACATCGTGCAGCAGCGCTCCTTCCCGGACCATCACCATTTCAGCGACGACGAGGTCGCTGATCTCCTGCAGGATGCGGGCAAGGAGAACTTGCAGCTGGTGACGACGGCCAAGGACGCCGTGCGTCTCAATGGGCATCACGGTCGGGCAGAGGAACTGCTGTGGAACAGCCAGGTTATCGAGATCGATATGGTGTTCGATGACCCCAATGCGGCCTCAACGATCATCGATGCCGCGATCCAGCATTGCCGCACCCGCCTGCTGCGGGAAAATGCGCGGTCGTAA
- a CDS encoding DUF2093 domain-containing protein: MNRFEGGGNRLAVIEYLDGDFRIVQTGSHVVCAITGKTIPLDELRYWSVARQEAYVDAAASLEAERKAGSLPA; encoded by the coding sequence ATGAACAGATTTGAGGGAGGCGGAAATCGTCTCGCCGTCATCGAATATCTCGACGGAGACTTCCGGATCGTGCAAACCGGCTCACATGTCGTCTGCGCCATCACCGGAAAGACCATTCCGCTCGATGAATTGCGTTACTGGAGCGTGGCGCGGCAGGAAGCCTATGTGGACGCGGCCGCTTCGCTTGAGGCTGAACGGAAGGCTGGTAGTTTGCCGGCTTGA